The Roseofilum reptotaenium CS-1145 genome has a window encoding:
- a CDS encoding ATP-binding protein yields HEDGLIAFNRDLGYWHCDLTQVQQLALTDDVVEFMALRLHKLPEETQKILNLAACIGNQFDLETLAIVSEQSSMEVAASLWSTLQEGLVLPLGQTYKFFQGSKGEEKTLESDLSVSYKFLHDRVQQAAYSLIPEAKKQKTHLKIGQLLLSNTTEEEREEKIFALVNQLNYGVELIVETDEREQLARLNLAAGIKAKTATAYSGAVNYFAIGRELLRADCWQTQYDLTLALFESAAEAAYLNGEFEAMEGFIEEVLREGRSLLERVKVYEVKLQAYAVRNQFFEAIETAWTVLKLFGISFPESPTDADIQRAFAETKSQWGDRSIEDLKDLPAMIDPEKMATLRILISITGVVYIAMPQFLPLIVCEQIKLSMNYGNARWSAFSYSIYGTILCGVLGDIEAGYQFGQLASHLLSQFNATEITAKVVINTNGDIRHWKEPIQSTIKPLFFAYETGLETGDIEFAAYCACYGEIYSYLAGTNLIELAEQIAIYSLSFQELKQETVFYWSEINRQAILNLMESGTNPGILVVTAYNEEKYLPFHQESNDRLALHMIHCHKLILNYLFNRLEAAIENAEIAEKYLDGVTAMFVIPTFYFYDSLARLRGLKAQDKANLEAQLQKVDSNQNKMEKWASYAPMNHLHKFNLVEAEKCRVLGKIAEAIVLYDQAISGAEDNNFIQEESLANELAAQFYLDWGKERVAGDYMTDAYYGYARWGAKAKVDQLEQQYPQLLSTIVQQPYLQFISSQTVTSPATRTVSSTNSTTGSILDWATAIKAAQSLSSEIHLDKLVSILMKAVMENAGADRAILLLNEQDAWRVVAQCTLQGGQLHSISAPEEQALPNSVINKVKRSQQPIIVNDFSHDTEFAAESYTPPLVSSVPRSSIKAS; encoded by the coding sequence ACATGAAGACGGGTTGATTGCCTTTAACCGCGATCTGGGCTATTGGCACTGCGACTTGACACAGGTGCAGCAGTTGGCACTGACTGACGATGTGGTTGAATTTATGGCACTGAGGCTACACAAGCTACCTGAAGAAACCCAGAAGATTTTGAATTTGGCAGCTTGTATCGGCAATCAGTTTGACTTAGAAACTTTGGCCATTGTCAGCGAACAGTCTTCAATGGAGGTAGCAGCGTCTTTATGGAGCACACTACAAGAGGGATTAGTTTTACCCCTAGGTCAGACCTATAAGTTTTTCCAAGGGAGCAAGGGAGAGGAAAAAACGCTGGAATCCGACTTATCTGTGAGCTACAAGTTTTTACACGATCGCGTCCAGCAAGCCGCTTATTCCTTAATTCCAGAAGCCAAGAAACAGAAGACTCACTTAAAAATTGGGCAATTATTGTTATCCAATACCACAGAAGAAGAACGAGAAGAGAAAATCTTTGCTCTGGTTAATCAGTTAAATTATGGCGTGGAGTTAATCGTTGAAACCGATGAACGAGAACAGTTAGCCCGGTTGAATTTAGCCGCAGGGATTAAGGCCAAAACCGCGACAGCTTACAGTGGGGCAGTCAATTATTTTGCGATCGGTCGAGAACTCCTGAGGGCGGACTGTTGGCAAACTCAATACGACCTGACGTTAGCCTTGTTCGAGTCAGCAGCAGAAGCAGCTTATTTGAATGGTGAGTTTGAGGCAATGGAAGGATTCATCGAAGAAGTCTTGCGTGAGGGGCGATCGCTCTTGGAACGAGTTAAAGTTTACGAGGTGAAGCTCCAAGCCTATGCCGTCAGAAATCAATTTTTCGAGGCGATCGAAACTGCCTGGACTGTTTTAAAGTTGTTCGGAATTAGTTTTCCTGAATCACCAACCGATGCAGATATTCAACGAGCCTTTGCAGAGACGAAATCCCAATGGGGCGATCGCTCCATTGAAGACTTAAAGGACTTGCCTGCTATGATCGATCCAGAAAAAATGGCAACTTTACGCATTCTGATAAGCATCACTGGGGTAGTCTATATTGCGATGCCTCAATTTTTACCTCTGATTGTCTGCGAACAAATTAAATTATCCATGAACTATGGGAACGCTCGTTGGTCTGCTTTTTCTTATTCTATTTACGGCACAATTCTCTGCGGAGTTCTAGGGGATATTGAAGCGGGTTATCAATTTGGCCAACTCGCTTCACACCTCCTATCTCAATTTAATGCCACAGAAATCACCGCCAAAGTGGTGATTAATACCAATGGGGATATTCGGCATTGGAAAGAACCCATTCAATCGACCATCAAACCGCTGTTCTTCGCATACGAAACCGGCTTAGAAACTGGGGATATAGAATTTGCTGCCTATTGTGCTTGTTATGGAGAAATTTATTCATATTTGGCAGGCACTAATTTAATTGAACTTGCCGAACAAATAGCTATATATAGTCTATCTTTCCAGGAACTTAAACAAGAGACAGTTTTCTATTGGAGCGAAATCAATCGGCAAGCAATTTTAAACTTAATGGAATCTGGAACCAATCCAGGAATTTTGGTGGTGACAGCGTATAACGAAGAAAAATATCTACCGTTTCATCAGGAATCAAACGATCGATTGGCCTTACATATGATTCATTGCCACAAGTTAATTCTGAATTATTTATTCAATCGCTTGGAAGCAGCAATAGAAAATGCTGAGATAGCCGAAAAATATTTAGATGGAGTGACGGCGATGTTTGTGATTCCGACATTTTATTTCTACGATTCCTTGGCTCGATTGCGAGGGTTAAAGGCTCAAGATAAAGCCAATCTAGAAGCCCAACTTCAAAAAGTCGATTCCAATCAGAACAAAATGGAAAAATGGGCGAGCTATGCCCCCATGAACCATTTGCATAAATTCAATTTAGTAGAGGCAGAAAAATGCCGAGTTTTAGGGAAAATAGCTGAAGCTATCGTACTCTATGACCAGGCGATTTCTGGAGCAGAAGACAACAATTTCATCCAAGAAGAGAGCCTCGCCAACGAACTCGCGGCACAATTCTATCTGGATTGGGGTAAAGAAAGAGTCGCTGGTGATTACATGACCGATGCCTATTACGGTTATGCTCGCTGGGGCGCGAAGGCGAAGGTTGACCAACTCGAACAGCAATATCCCCAACTCCTCTCTACCATTGTGCAACAACCCTACTTACAGTTTATAAGCAGTCAAACCGTCACTTCGCCCGCAACACGAACCGTGAGTTCAACGAATAGTACAACTGGCTCAATACTTGACTGGGCAACGGCGATAAAAGCAGCTCAATCTCTATCGAGTGAAATTCACCTAGACAAGCTGGTTTCTATCTTAATGAAAGCAGTGATGGAAAATGCGGGAGCCGATCGCGCTATTCTGCTGTTAAACGAACAAGACGCTTGGCGAGTAGTCGCACAGTGTACACTCCAGGGGGGGCAGTTGCATTCAATATCTGCACCAGAGGAGCAAGCCCTGCCCAACAGTGTTATTAATAAGGTCAAACGCAGCCAACAACCGATTATAGTGAACGACTTTTCTCACGATACCGAATTTGCTGCTGAGTCCTATACCCCCCCCTTAGTTTCCTCTGTGCCCCGATCCTCAATCAAGGCAAGCTGA
- a CDS encoding trifunctional serine/threonine-protein kinase/ATP-binding protein/sensor histidine kinase encodes MIPKLPDYHISETLYEGERTLVYRGVRSSDSLEVVIKVLRNEYPSFSELLQFRNQYAIAKNLKTGVVQPLNLERYGNGYALIMEDLGAISLDKTLAEQNSLDLETGLQIAIQLAEILQELDRQRVIHKDIKPANILIQPQTKEIKLIDFSIASLLPREAQEIKNFNVLEGTLAYISPEQTGRMNRGIDYRSDFYSLGATLYQLLTGVLPFLSDDPMELVHCHISQQPVPPAELTKKDSNPDIPAVVSDIVMKLMSKNAEERYQSALGLKCDLEKCLNQWQEKGKIEAFELGSRDTAARFLIPEKLYGREKEVQALLDAFDRVAGASPTANCSLLTPQGEALPTSRCEMMLVAGFSGIGKTAVVNEVHKPIVRQRGYFIKGKFDQFQRNIPFSAFVIAFRDLMGQLLAESDEQLQQWKDKILAALGEQAQVIIDVIPELEQIIGAQPRVEELSGSAAQNRFNRLFEQFIQVFATPEHPLTIFIDDLQWVDAASLKLIQLLMSDRQRGYLLLLGAYRDNEVSPTHPLMLAISELEKSGAQLQTLTLEPLSQKDLGRLTADTLSCAQAVALPLTELVYGKTQGNPFFSTQFLKGLHEDGSIVFNRDVGYWECDLTKVRELALSDDVVEFMAARLDKLPPQTCEMLKLAACISNRFELDILAAAGDLTWEEAAGALWPALQEGFILPISNTYKFFQETIGEAKNVLTDVRVNYQFLHDRVQQAAYSLIPEGQKQVTHYQIGNRLLAYLGPVEREEKIFDIVNQINIGREEIVQGEEKEQLLELNWRAAQKAKIATAYEAAKMYFQIAIELLPQEAWETLYELAFGLYFGLAEVQLMSVDFEALDTNLTTLLPLAQSPVDRARIYMLKTNQSVLQNAYVKAIEVGLAGLREVGIEVNPENIKRLVQEDVEAITAQLENRPINVLLDLPEATDPGAKVAIELLMKVIAAGYFSGDRDLYNFAAVRSTRLSIEYGNFSKSIMVYASYGEWLGLLKNQYQQAVQFCELSLQLSYKLKNKSERSSSCFLLGGCVYVKAKPIQDAPKVNYEGFLAGLESGDVQYTVYNLFANIYNRIFGGENLRDIATDIEKFSAIAKKMQNDLALNIFEGCQFFIQKLSGRTDEEGAAEQAWFEHHIAAKSYLPLGIYTILQMHAACVYGDFEGGCNYTIEASKFFMACESFTTASGYYYYSSLNWLRRDGDLSEEEKSQIESNQVKIKRFADSCPENFLHKYLLVEAERARVTGKQMEVMELYDRAIAEAKASKYIQEEALANELAAQFYLDWGKEKIAQAYMTDAYYCYARWGAKAKTHQLEEKYPQLLSRIGQPGEILESDQSVTSTLTQTVSSSSSTTGLMLDWATAMKASQSLSSEIQLDKLVLALMKAALENAGADSGILLLSQPEGWQVVARCSGENYELRLNEASDDCALPTSVINKVKRTQKPIIVNNFSSDTQFAADSYLLQGQPNSFLCTPILNQGKLIGILYLENHLAVGAFTRNRLALLELLSAQAAISIENARLYHRLEEYSHTLEAQVEHRTQELNDKNRHLQTTLEQLQRTQLQLIQSEKMSSLGQMIAGIAHEINNPISFISGNIIYSRDHFHTLLEVLELYQQEFPDTSVTLAEKLEESDLDFVKEDMKNILFSMETGSDRIRHIILGLRNFSRLDESGIKRIDVHEGLDNTLMILQHRLSSTGKRKEIKITKEYAKLPRINCYASQLNQVFLNIITNAIDALESCGSQVSSKTREIRISTEGTDTQKIKIRIADNGPGISDSIRQRIFDPFFTTKPVGKGTGLGLSTSYQIVTEQHRGQLYCFSELKKGTEFVIEIPIEL; translated from the coding sequence ATGATCCCAAAACTTCCTGATTATCACATTAGCGAAACCCTATACGAAGGAGAGCGAACCCTAGTGTATCGGGGAGTTCGCTCTTCTGACTCTCTAGAAGTTGTAATCAAAGTCCTTCGTAATGAATACCCCAGTTTTAGCGAATTGTTACAGTTCCGTAATCAGTATGCTATTGCTAAAAACCTAAAGACTGGCGTTGTCCAACCTTTAAATTTAGAGCGTTATGGCAATGGTTACGCCTTAATTATGGAAGACTTGGGGGCTATCTCTCTGGACAAAACCTTAGCCGAACAGAACTCATTAGATTTAGAAACGGGTTTGCAGATTGCCATTCAACTGGCTGAGATTCTACAAGAACTCGATCGCCAAAGAGTGATCCACAAAGACATTAAACCAGCCAATATCCTAATTCAGCCACAAACCAAAGAGATTAAACTGATAGATTTCAGTATTGCCTCCTTACTGCCTCGCGAAGCACAAGAAATCAAAAATTTTAACGTCCTAGAAGGAACTCTCGCTTATATTTCCCCCGAACAAACCGGGCGGATGAATAGAGGAATAGACTACCGCAGCGACTTCTATTCTCTGGGCGCAACCTTATACCAACTGCTCACCGGAGTCTTACCTTTCCTGAGCGACGACCCCATGGAATTAGTGCATTGTCATATTTCGCAACAGCCAGTGCCCCCAGCAGAATTAACAAAGAAAGACTCAAACCCAGACATCCCAGCAGTAGTTTCAGATATAGTGATGAAACTAATGTCCAAAAATGCAGAAGAGCGCTATCAGAGTGCATTAGGATTAAAATGTGACCTAGAAAAATGTCTAAACCAATGGCAAGAAAAGGGGAAAATAGAAGCCTTTGAATTAGGTAGCCGGGATACTGCCGCTCGCTTCCTGATTCCGGAAAAACTCTACGGACGAGAAAAAGAAGTACAAGCCTTACTTGATGCCTTTGACCGGGTGGCAGGGGCTTCCCCCACAGCCAACTGCTCACTACTGACTCCCCAAGGTGAAGCCCTGCCTACTTCCCGCTGTGAAATGATGCTAGTAGCCGGATTTTCTGGGATTGGTAAAACAGCAGTGGTTAACGAAGTGCACAAGCCCATTGTTCGCCAACGGGGCTATTTTATCAAAGGAAAATTCGACCAGTTTCAACGCAATATTCCTTTTTCTGCCTTCGTCATTGCCTTCCGCGATTTGATGGGACAGCTTTTAGCAGAGAGCGATGAACAACTGCAACAATGGAAAGACAAAATTCTGGCTGCCTTAGGCGAACAAGCCCAAGTCATTATTGATGTGATCCCAGAACTAGAGCAAATTATCGGGGCGCAACCGAGGGTCGAGGAATTGTCTGGCAGTGCGGCCCAAAATCGGTTTAACCGACTATTCGAGCAGTTTATCCAAGTTTTTGCCACCCCAGAACATCCCCTGACGATCTTTATTGATGACCTGCAATGGGTCGATGCTGCCTCTTTGAAGTTAATCCAACTGCTGATGTCCGATAGACAACGGGGCTATCTGTTGTTATTGGGAGCCTATCGCGATAATGAAGTGTCCCCCACCCATCCCCTGATGTTGGCAATCTCCGAGCTGGAAAAATCCGGTGCCCAGCTGCAAACGCTCACCCTCGAACCCTTAAGCCAAAAAGATCTCGGTCGCCTAACCGCCGACACCCTCAGTTGCGCTCAAGCAGTTGCCTTGCCCCTAACAGAATTAGTGTATGGAAAAACCCAGGGCAATCCATTCTTTTCGACCCAGTTTCTCAAAGGATTACATGAGGATGGCTCGATTGTGTTCAATCGGGATGTGGGCTACTGGGAATGCGACTTGACCAAAGTGCGAGAATTAGCCCTGTCCGATGATGTGGTGGAGTTTATGGCAGCCAGATTGGACAAGTTGCCCCCCCAAACGTGCGAGATGTTAAAACTAGCCGCCTGTATCAGCAACCGGTTTGAGTTGGACATTCTAGCAGCAGCAGGGGACCTGACCTGGGAAGAGGCAGCAGGTGCCCTATGGCCAGCACTGCAAGAAGGGTTCATCTTGCCCATCAGCAATACCTATAAGTTCTTCCAAGAGACGATAGGGGAAGCCAAAAATGTGCTCACGGATGTGAGAGTGAACTATCAATTCCTACACGATAGGGTTCAACAAGCGGCTTATTCGTTAATTCCCGAAGGGCAAAAGCAAGTGACCCATTATCAGATAGGCAATCGCCTGTTGGCTTATTTAGGGCCGGTAGAACGGGAAGAGAAGATTTTCGATATTGTCAATCAAATCAATATCGGACGCGAGGAGATTGTCCAGGGGGAGGAAAAAGAACAACTTCTTGAACTTAATTGGCGTGCGGCTCAGAAAGCGAAAATAGCGACGGCTTATGAGGCGGCGAAAATGTATTTCCAGATAGCGATAGAATTGCTGCCACAGGAGGCTTGGGAAACGCTTTATGAGCTAGCCTTTGGACTTTATTTTGGTCTGGCTGAAGTCCAACTTATGAGTGTTGATTTTGAGGCGTTAGACACCAATTTAACAACTTTGCTTCCCTTGGCCCAGTCTCCTGTAGACCGCGCTCGCATTTACATGCTCAAAACGAATCAATCTGTCCTGCAAAACGCTTATGTTAAAGCGATTGAAGTTGGTTTGGCAGGGTTGCGAGAGGTTGGAATTGAGGTTAACCCAGAAAATATCAAACGATTGGTTCAAGAAGATGTAGAGGCGATTACCGCCCAACTCGAAAATCGCCCTATTAATGTTTTGTTGGATTTACCGGAAGCGACTGACCCGGGAGCGAAAGTGGCGATCGAATTGCTGATGAAAGTGATAGCAGCAGGATACTTTAGTGGCGATCGCGATCTCTATAATTTTGCCGCAGTCAGAAGCACGCGCTTGTCCATCGAATATGGCAATTTTTCCAAGTCAATTATGGTCTATGCCAGTTATGGTGAATGGCTGGGGTTATTGAAAAATCAATATCAACAAGCCGTACAATTTTGCGAGTTGTCTCTGCAATTGAGCTATAAGCTCAAGAATAAGTCTGAGCGCTCAAGTTCCTGTTTCTTACTCGGTGGCTGTGTTTATGTAAAAGCCAAACCCATTCAAGATGCTCCCAAAGTGAATTACGAAGGGTTCTTAGCTGGGCTGGAATCAGGAGATGTGCAATATACCGTCTATAACTTATTTGCCAATATTTACAATCGCATCTTTGGGGGAGAAAACTTAAGAGATATTGCCACCGATATCGAGAAGTTTTCGGCGATCGCCAAAAAAATGCAAAACGATCTTGCCCTTAATATCTTCGAGGGCTGTCAATTTTTCATCCAGAAACTCTCTGGGCGCACGGATGAGGAAGGTGCGGCAGAACAAGCTTGGTTTGAACATCATATTGCTGCCAAATCTTATCTTCCCCTGGGGATTTACACCATTCTTCAGATGCACGCGGCTTGCGTGTACGGGGATTTTGAAGGGGGTTGCAATTACACCATAGAAGCGAGTAAGTTTTTTATGGCTTGCGAGTCTTTTACAACCGCTTCGGGATATTATTACTACAGTTCTTTGAACTGGTTGAGACGCGATGGCGATTTGTCCGAAGAGGAGAAATCGCAAATCGAAAGTAATCAAGTCAAGATCAAACGTTTCGCTGATAGCTGTCCGGAAAACTTTCTACACAAATATTTACTCGTCGAAGCTGAACGGGCGCGAGTGACGGGTAAGCAAATGGAAGTGATGGAACTTTACGATCGCGCGATCGCCGAAGCAAAGGCCAGTAAGTACATCCAAGAAGAAGCTCTCGCCAATGAACTGGCTGCTCAATTTTACCTCGACTGGGGCAAAGAAAAAATTGCTCAGGCCTATATGACCGATGCCTACTACTGCTACGCCCGATGGGGTGCAAAAGCCAAAACTCACCAACTGGAAGAAAAATATCCCCAACTCCTCTCGCGAATTGGGCAACCAGGCGAAATACTTGAGAGCGATCAAAGTGTTACTTCCACCTTGACACAAACGGTTAGTTCGAGTAGTAGTACAACTGGCTTGATGCTGGATTGGGCAACGGCGATGAAGGCATCTCAGTCCCTATCAAGTGAAATTCAGTTGGACAAACTGGTTTTAGCTCTGATGAAGGCAGCGCTGGAAAATGCTGGAGCTGATAGTGGCATTCTGCTTTTAAGTCAACCAGAAGGTTGGCAAGTGGTAGCCCGATGTTCGGGAGAAAACTATGAGTTGCGTTTGAACGAAGCATCCGATGATTGTGCCTTGCCAACAAGCGTGATTAATAAGGTCAAACGTACCCAAAAACCAATTATTGTCAACAACTTTTCTAGCGATACTCAGTTTGCAGCCGACTCTTATCTACTTCAAGGGCAGCCCAACAGTTTCTTGTGCACTCCTATTCTCAACCAAGGCAAGCTCATTGGCATTCTCTATCTGGAAAATCATCTGGCGGTGGGGGCTTTTACCAGAAATCGCCTGGCACTGCTCGAACTTCTGAGCGCTCAAGCCGCGATTTCCATCGAAAATGCCCGACTCTATCATCGCTTAGAAGAATATAGCCATACCCTCGAAGCGCAGGTGGAGCACCGAACTCAGGAACTCAATGACAAAAACCGGCACTTGCAAACGACTCTAGAGCAATTGCAAAGGACTCAACTTCAGTTAATCCAGAGCGAAAAAATGTCTAGTTTAGGGCAAATGATAGCGGGCATTGCCCATGAAATTAACAATCCTATCAGTTTTATCTCGGGCAATATTATTTACTCACGCGATCATTTCCACACCTTGTTAGAGGTGCTCGAACTTTACCAACAAGAATTTCCTGATACAAGTGTGACCCTCGCAGAAAAGCTAGAAGAAAGCGATTTGGATTTTGTTAAGGAAGATATGAAAAACATCCTCTTCTCTATGGAGACAGGGAGCGATCGCATTCGCCATATTATTTTGGGATTGCGTAATTTCTCTCGTTTGGATGAGTCAGGAATCAAACGAATAGATGTCCATGAAGGATTAGATAATACCCTGATGATTTTACAGCATCGCCTCAGTTCTACTGGGAAGCGAAAGGAAATTAAAATCACTAAAGAGTATGCGAAGCTTCCTCGAATTAACTGCTATGCCAGTCAACTCAATCAAGTGTTTCTCAATATTATCACCAATGCAATCGATGCCCTAGAATCTTGCGGTTCTCAGGTGTCTTCTAAAACAAGAGAAATTCGCATTAGCACTGAGGGGACTGATACACAAAAAATCAAGATTCGCATTGCAGACAACGGGCCAGGAATCAGTGATAGCATTCGCCAGCGTATATTTGACCCGTTTTTCACCACCAAACCTGTCGGTAAGGGAACCGGTCTAGGTTTATCCACCAGTTACCAAATTGTCACCGAGCAGCATAGGGGACAGTTGTACTGTTTCTCTGAGCTGAAAAAAGGAACGGAGTTTGTCATTGAGATTCCCATTGAGTTATAG
- a CDS encoding COP23 domain-containing protein: MKPHLSLLLSVTVVLLASPSLAQTTWPRDFPVDTQPAPSEPSSSVPTDGIPVETQPRFTCEIEQGQPTVMYHPTSQPNQSYAWATPIELGGGWTPERRCTEISRRLEFYRADGLLELQTGFENDYDTVCVTTRADNRCRIVLTVPPGRDPGLIRDRVFENLAIADSGQNTLPVTTFTEGRSTSNWLDLLGQVTNRDLSGLNRIPTPQPETPQPRTLSNGIDLRPFLDPADGGTGQHLR, from the coding sequence ATGAAACCTCATCTGAGTTTACTTCTAAGTGTTACTGTCGTTCTTCTCGCCTCTCCCTCTCTGGCACAAACCACCTGGCCGAGAGATTTTCCTGTCGATACTCAACCTGCACCCTCTGAACCATCCTCTAGTGTTCCGACGGATGGAATTCCGGTAGAGACTCAACCCCGGTTTACTTGCGAAATTGAGCAGGGACAACCAACGGTAATGTATCATCCCACCAGTCAACCGAATCAATCTTATGCTTGGGCTACTCCTATTGAACTGGGAGGAGGATGGACACCAGAACGTCGATGTACAGAAATTAGTAGACGACTGGAGTTTTATCGCGCCGATGGATTGCTGGAATTGCAAACGGGTTTTGAGAATGATTATGATACGGTTTGTGTCACTACCCGTGCAGATAATCGCTGTCGCATCGTTCTCACCGTTCCTCCTGGACGAGATCCAGGGTTAATTCGCGATCGCGTATTTGAGAATTTGGCGATCGCTGATAGCGGCCAAAATACGCTTCCCGTCACCACTTTTACTGAAGGACGTAGCACTAGCAACTGGTTAGATCTGCTGGGCCAAGTTACGAACCGCGATCTATCCGGACTCAACCGCATTCCCACACCCCAACCCGAAACCCCTCAACCGCGTACCCTATCCAATGGAATCGATCTCAGACCATTCCTCGATCCAGCCGATGGAGGAACCGGCCAACATCTGCGTTAA
- a CDS encoding sensor histidine kinase → MENHLVVGVFTGDRVELLSLICSQTAISLENARLYEQAQQALKDLQEAHLQLVQSEKMSALGNLVAGVAHEINNPVAFIAGNIEPAQDYVQDLFGLIDRYQQEYPEPSEVIEEEIESIDLEFVRSDLPQLIASMREGTDRISHISTSLRTFSRTDKEYKVPFNLHEGIDSTLLILKHRLKANDERPAIEIVKDYGELPEVQCFPGQLNQVFMNLIANAIDALEESNQGRSFEEIAHQIMITTSAMKETVIICITDNGTGMPENVRERIFEQGFTTKAVGKGTGLGMAIARQIVEEKHGGIMTFDSELGKGTTFKIALPVSSL, encoded by the coding sequence TTGGAAAATCATCTAGTGGTGGGAGTGTTTACAGGCGATCGCGTAGAACTCCTTTCTCTGATCTGTTCCCAAACAGCGATCTCTCTAGAAAATGCCCGTCTCTACGAACAAGCACAACAGGCCCTCAAAGACTTACAAGAAGCCCACTTACAACTGGTGCAAAGTGAGAAAATGTCAGCTTTGGGTAACTTAGTCGCAGGAGTTGCCCACGAAATTAATAATCCGGTGGCATTTATTGCGGGAAACATAGAACCAGCACAAGATTATGTCCAAGACTTGTTTGGCTTAATTGACCGGTATCAGCAAGAGTATCCAGAGCCAAGTGAAGTGATAGAAGAAGAAATCGAATCAATAGACTTGGAGTTTGTGCGCTCCGATTTACCCCAACTGATTGCGTCGATGCGAGAAGGAACCGATCGCATCAGCCACATTAGTACATCTTTACGGACATTTTCGCGCACGGACAAAGAGTATAAAGTCCCGTTTAACTTACATGAAGGGATCGACAGCACATTGCTGATTCTCAAACATCGTCTGAAAGCCAACGATGAGCGCCCGGCAATTGAAATTGTCAAAGACTATGGAGAATTGCCAGAAGTGCAATGTTTTCCCGGACAACTTAACCAAGTATTTATGAATCTGATTGCCAATGCCATTGATGCTTTAGAAGAGTCGAACCAGGGACGCAGTTTTGAGGAGATTGCCCATCAGATTATGATTACCACCTCAGCCATGAAGGAGACAGTGATCATTTGTATTACCGATAATGGTACGGGAATGCCAGAAAACGTGAGAGAACGCATTTTTGAGCAAGGATTTACTACAAAAGCGGTAGGTAAAGGTACAGGCTTGGGAATGGCGATCGCCCGTCAAATTGTTGAAGAAAAACACGGGGGTATCATGACTTTTGATTCAGAATTAGGCAAAGGAACCACATTTAAGATCGCGCTCCCCGTCAGTAGCTTGTGA
- a CDS encoding recombinase family protein, which yields MKILAYVWCDPILESPPESSIWGWEVDRIYQDLGGREELKTLFQDLEAEEETGDIYLLIRRLEELGDNAETMAHALGRLETQNVQVIALQGEEQPRAENSDILQFFNHVQTYYRSLHIRQGHAQNRLQAKPPPGKAPYGYKRNKNSYSLDRSYAPVVKDFFDHFLLYGSVRAAVRYLNQKYRKTISVSTGKRWLINPVYRGDTAFKNGEILSDTHTPILSREEAAQIDRLLRRNRRLPPRSASAPRSLSGLVSCQNCQSGMKITRVTRHRQPGEYLYLRPIHCPRQPQCKGLRYEQVLDATITQICQDLQPAVSKLTLPDLEQIESQLQQKINQNQKILDQLPELKKNGILDAETADLRAYKLRSELSKLQANLAALPPVNLTSVAQAVSIPQFWLDLSEAERRFYLREFIHQIQIIRSFDTSPFKWLVKLIFIF from the coding sequence ATGAAAATTCTCGCCTATGTTTGGTGTGATCCCATCCTCGAATCTCCCCCTGAATCCAGTATTTGGGGATGGGAAGTCGATCGCATCTACCAAGATTTAGGGGGAAGAGAAGAACTCAAAACCCTATTTCAAGACCTGGAAGCAGAGGAAGAAACGGGTGATATTTACTTGCTCATTCGCCGACTGGAAGAACTGGGAGATAATGCAGAAACGATGGCTCATGCTCTCGGGCGCTTAGAAACTCAAAATGTACAGGTAATTGCACTTCAGGGTGAAGAACAACCTAGAGCAGAAAATAGCGATATTCTCCAATTCTTTAATCACGTCCAAACCTATTATCGCAGCCTCCACATTCGCCAAGGTCACGCTCAAAATCGTCTGCAAGCTAAACCCCCACCGGGAAAAGCACCCTATGGTTATAAACGCAACAAAAATAGCTATAGTCTAGACCGCAGTTATGCCCCCGTTGTTAAAGACTTTTTTGACCATTTTCTCCTTTATGGATCGGTTCGTGCTGCCGTTCGCTATCTGAATCAAAAATATCGCAAAACAATCTCCGTCTCCACCGGTAAACGATGGCTCATCAATCCCGTTTATCGAGGAGACACTGCCTTTAAAAACGGCGAAATTCTTTCCGATACTCATACCCCTATTCTCTCACGAGAAGAAGCCGCCCAAATCGATCGCCTCCTGCGTCGGAATCGTCGCCTTCCTCCTCGCTCGGCAAGCGCTCCGCGATCGCTCTCTGGCTTAGTTTCCTGTCAAAACTGCCAATCCGGAATGAAAATCACCCGTGTTACCCGTCATCGTCAACCTGGCGAATATCTCTATCTGCGTCCCATTCACTGCCCTCGACAACCCCAATGCAAAGGATTACGCTACGAACAAGTTTTAGACGCAACCATTACCCAAATTTGTCAAGACTTACAGCCAGCCGTTTCTAAACTTACTCTCCCCGATCTCGAACAGATTGAATCACAACTTCAGCAAAAAATCAACCAGAATCAAAAAATCTTAGACCAATTACCTGAACTGAAAAAAAACGGAATCCTTGATGCAGAAACAGCCGATCTTCGTGCCTATAAACTCCGTAGCGAACTCTCCAAACTACAAGCCAATTTAGCTGCACTTCCTCCGGTTAATTTAACCTCAGTCGCCCAAGCGGTTTCGATTCCCCAATTTTGGCTCGATCTTTCTGAAGCAGAACGGCGCTTTTACTTGCGTGAATTCATCCACCAAATTCAAATTATCCGCTCCTTCGATACCTCTCCCTTCAAGTGGTTGGTGAAACTGATTTTTATCTTCTGA